AAGAGCTTTTCCCTCGGTTAAAGCAGGAAGGTTTCAACATCTACTTGGAAACCGCAGGCGATCTCTATCGCGGCCTCTCGAAAGTAATTCATTGGGTTGATTATATTTCGATGGACATCAAAATCCCGAGCGTCACTCGCGACAAACCGCTTTGGGAACAACACGAAGCCTTTCTGTCGATTGCAAGCCAAAAACAAGTCTTTGCCAAAGCGGTGGTCTGTTTTGATACGACGGACGAAGAAATCCAAAAAGCCGCCTCCATCATCGCTAAAACCGCCCCCTCGACCTTACTGATTCTCCAACCGGTTACCCCCTGCGGACAAATCACCCAATCCGCCACCCCCTCTCAGTTATTAAATTGGCAAAAACTATCCCGTCAACAAATCCCCAATGTAAGAATAATCCCCCAATGCCACAAACTAATGGGTCAGCTTTAGGTTAACTTAGATTTCAGCCATCAGCCCCAAAATCAGAGGGCAAACTTATAACGCGCAATACAATCCTTTCCCTTAAAATGCGTAAAATTTGAAATCCGATGTTGACATGGGAGAATTTTCGGAGGTAGATTCTTTAGCACTCTAGCAACTAGAGTGCTATTATTGCTCGTAAGATGCAACTAATAAAATCAAATAGGAGGTGGTATCTGGATGAAACTACGTCCGATCGGCGACAAAGTCGTTGTTAAGACCCTGGAATCTGAGGAAATGTCGGTAGGCGGCATTATCCTGCCCGATTCCGCTAAAAAGAAACCGCAAGAAGGTACCGTCGTTTCTGTCGGCCCCGGCAAATTGCTCGATAACGGAACGAGAGCAACTATGAGTGTTAAAGAGGGTATGACTGTCATTTACTCCAAATACGGAGGAACTGAAGTCACTGTCGAAGGCGTCGAGTACACCATTCTTGACGAAGACCAGATTTACGCGATTAAAGAATAGGAATTCTGATTAGAGGAGAATTAAGTCATGGCAACACCGAAACAACTTGTTTATAATGAACAAGCCCGACGCGCGCTAGAGCGCGG
The genomic region above belongs to bacterium and contains:
- a CDS encoding 7-carboxy-7-deazaguanine synthase QueE, with protein sequence SVEELTQLLLVFDQPRGLHHSVAITGGEPLLRVAFLEELFPRLKQEGFNIYLETAGDLYRGLSKVIHWVDYISMDIKIPSVTRDKPLWEQHEAFLSIASQKQVFAKAVVCFDTTDEEIQKAASIIAKTAPSTLLILQPVTPCGQITQSATPSQLLNWQKLSRQQIPNVRIIPQCHKLMGQL
- a CDS encoding co-chaperone GroES, yielding MKLRPIGDKVVVKTLESEEMSVGGIILPDSAKKKPQEGTVVSVGPGKLLDNGTRATMSVKEGMTVIYSKYGGTEVTVEGVEYTILDEDQIYAIKE